The following are from one region of the Natrinema sp. HArc-T2 genome:
- a CDS encoding 50S ribosomal protein L40e → MASFDAAEKRMLEKMICMRCNARNSKDAKRCRKCGYKKLRPKAKEARAA, encoded by the coding sequence ATGGCCAGTTTCGACGCCGCCGAGAAACGGATGCTCGAGAAGATGATCTGCATGCGCTGTAACGCTCGCAACTCCAAAGACGCCAAGCGCTGCCGCAAGTGCGGCTACAAGAAGCTTCGCCCCAAGGCGAAGGAAGCGCGCGCGGCATAA